The Flavobacterium johnsoniae genomic sequence TAGACAGCGAATTAAACGTTGCTGAATTACTTCAAAACAATACCATTTTCGATTGTATCGAATTAGAATAAACTTATACGCCTTTAACTTTTATGGAATCCAAATTATACCAAAATCGAACTTTTGAAACCATTGATTATTCGGAACAAAATTTAGCTAATACCGAATTTGTGAACTGCGAATTCATCAATTGCAATTTTTCTAAAAGCGATTTGAGTAACAACGATTTTCTAGATTGCAGTTTCAAAAACTGTAATCTTTCTTTGGCTGTTTTACGAAATACAGGTTTAAAGAATATCAAATTCATCGGCTGTAAATTGATGGGATTGGATTTTAGCGCTTGCAATAGTTTTTTATTTTCAATGAATTTTGATGATTGTCTTTTGGATTATTCTACTTTCATTTATAAAAAAC encodes the following:
- a CDS encoding pentapeptide repeat-containing protein, whose amino-acid sequence is MESKLYQNRTFETIDYSEQNLANTEFVNCEFINCNFSKSDLSNNDFLDCSFKNCNLSLAVLRNTGLKNIKFIGCKLMGLDFSACNSFLFSMNFDDCLLDYSTFIYKKLKKTNFTDCSLKETDFSNTDLSLAIFKNCDLSSATFVESVLEKTDFRTSRNYAFDPSENKIKGTKVSHTALAGLLQKFDLSIE